In Candidatus Zymogenus saltonus, a single window of DNA contains:
- a CDS encoding TMEM165/GDT1 family protein, which translates to MDLKLFFTVFGTIFLAELGDKTQLAVMALAAENHKGLLSIFLGSVLALALTSLIGVLLGGVIAKYVSASIIQYVAGGLFVVVGILIIVGKF; encoded by the coding sequence ATGGACCTGAAGCTATTTTTCACTGTATTTGGAACCATATTTTTGGCGGAGCTCGGAGACAAGACGCAGCTTGCGGTCATGGCCCTGGCGGCGGAAAACCACAAGGGGCTCCTCTCGATATTCTTGGGATCGGTTTTAGCCCTTGCACTTACGTCTCTCATAGGGGTATTGCTGGGCGGTGTTATTGCCAAGTACGTGTCGGCAAGCATTATTCAGTATGTGGCGGGCGGCCTCTTTGTCGTTGTAGGGATATTGATAATCGTCGGCAAGTTTTAG
- a CDS encoding transcriptional regulator, with amino-acid sequence MTHEDKKEKGPLTDALNRVIHERARLGIMTKLMAEGESGFTELKKSLSLSDGNLNAHLKVLLKNEYIFMKKEFVANKPRTTYSISEKGRLAFKEYINSLEEFLKSVS; translated from the coding sequence ATGACTCATGAAGATAAAAAAGAGAAGGGGCCGTTGACCGATGCCTTAAACCGTGTGATACACGAGAGGGCGAGGCTCGGGATAATGACAAAGCTCATGGCGGAGGGGGAATCGGGCTTCACGGAGCTTAAGAAGTCCCTCTCGCTTTCCGACGGCAACCTCAACGCGCACCTGAAGGTTCTCTTGAAGAATGAGTATATTTTTATGAAAAAGGAGTTTGTGGCAAACAAACCGAGAACAACGTACAGTATTTCCGAGAAGGGGAGGCTTGCGTTCAAGGAGTACATTAATTCGTTGGAGGAGTTCTTGAAAAGCGTGTCATGA
- a CDS encoding outer membrane lipoprotein-sorting protein → MKRITAVFAAVLAMGLFKAAIAAELTAEEIVKRAEDIMRGQSNIGKLTMIVTNPNFERTITMEYWEKGQDLSLVKITSPAKEAGTVFLKVENNMWNYIHSAEMIIDIPPSMMMNSWMGSDFTNDDLVRESSIVDDYMPFLLENSVLSEGEAYTLELTAKPDAPVVWGKILVYVRVSDYAPLKYEYYDEKGKLMRIMTMSKIVKMGKRAYPTVWTMEPKNKKNHKTIVIVDEIKFDVPISDKIFSYSNLKRGIIPSQ, encoded by the coding sequence ATGAAACGAATAACGGCGGTTTTCGCAGCGGTTTTGGCGATGGGACTCTTTAAGGCGGCCATCGCTGCCGAGCTTACGGCCGAGGAGATCGTAAAAAGGGCCGAGGATATCATGAGAGGCCAGTCCAACATCGGAAAGCTTACCATGATCGTGACCAACCCGAACTTTGAGAGGACCATCACAATGGAGTACTGGGAGAAGGGCCAGGACCTCTCCCTCGTAAAGATCACCTCTCCCGCAAAAGAGGCGGGAACGGTCTTCCTTAAGGTCGAAAACAACATGTGGAACTACATTCACTCGGCGGAAATGATCATAGATATACCCCCATCTATGATGATGAATTCGTGGATGGGCTCCGACTTTACGAACGACGACCTCGTTCGGGAGTCGTCCATCGTGGATGACTACATGCCGTTCCTTTTGGAGAACAGCGTGTTGAGCGAGGGGGAGGCGTATACCCTCGAGCTTACGGCAAAGCCGGATGCGCCGGTGGTCTGGGGGAAGATATTGGTATATGTCAGGGTGAGCGACTACGCCCCGCTGAAGTACGAATATTACGACGAAAAGGGGAAGCTGATGAGGATCATGACCATGAGCAAGATAGTGAAGATGGGAAAACGGGCGTATCCCACCGTCTGGACTATGGAGCCGAAGAACAAAAAGAATCATAAGACGATCGTCATTGTAGACGAGATCAAGTTCGATGTGCCGATAAGCGACAAAATCTTCTCGTATTCGAACCTGAAAAGGGGTATAATCCCCTCACAATAG
- a CDS encoding ABC transporter permease yields MEDGRYLIIKLAWRNIWRNKRRTIITVSAVVFAVTLSIFSWCFAVGEHEQMIDNTLKIHTGNLQVHDLGYWDDKTIYKSFAPPEELISFLDNDKRIEAYVRRLNVDALISSGADTDGVLLIGVEPERELKFSSIEKKKFRGEYLKPGDLEGIFLGETLAKNLNVDVGDKIVVICQDFYGGISAEVYNLTGTFRSGSPEMDRSMAFINLAAVQYLLSMEGRVSEVSLFLSESRALKKVARDIKGIVDLEEYEVMTWDELLPELVQVIELDNVFGYIFFGMIMLVVIFGILNTILMSVMERYREFGVMMALGTKPANLVRLILTESFFIAVLGVIVGNILGFAIAYYYTVVPFDLSSYSASLETFGMDPYIYTKIYVWVFLLTDIIIVLSTLLSALYPAIKASRLKPVRALRYV; encoded by the coding sequence ATGGAAGATGGAAGGTATCTTATCATCAAGCTGGCGTGGAGGAACATCTGGCGCAACAAGAGGCGGACGATAATCACGGTTTCCGCCGTGGTCTTTGCCGTTACGCTCTCGATCTTCAGCTGGTGTTTCGCCGTGGGCGAGCACGAGCAGATGATCGACAACACCCTTAAGATTCACACCGGCAACCTCCAGGTCCACGACCTGGGGTACTGGGATGACAAGACGATCTACAAGAGCTTCGCCCCCCCGGAGGAGCTGATAAGCTTCCTGGACAACGACAAGCGGATCGAGGCGTACGTCAGGCGTCTGAACGTGGACGCCCTTATCTCCAGCGGCGCCGATACGGACGGTGTCCTCCTGATCGGGGTGGAGCCGGAGAGGGAGCTGAAATTCAGCTCCATCGAGAAGAAGAAATTTAGGGGAGAATATCTTAAGCCGGGCGACCTGGAGGGGATATTTCTTGGTGAGACTCTGGCCAAGAACCTGAACGTGGACGTGGGCGACAAGATTGTCGTTATCTGTCAGGACTTCTACGGGGGAATCAGTGCGGAGGTATACAATCTTACCGGGACGTTCAGGAGCGGATCGCCGGAGATGGACAGGTCCATGGCCTTCATAAATCTCGCCGCCGTCCAGTACCTCCTGTCGATGGAGGGCAGGGTCTCTGAGGTCTCCTTATTTCTCTCCGAATCGAGGGCCTTGAAGAAAGTGGCCAGGGATATAAAGGGGATCGTCGATCTCGAAGAATACGAGGTGATGACCTGGGACGAGCTCTTGCCGGAGCTCGTTCAGGTGATCGAGCTGGACAACGTCTTCGGGTACATCTTTTTCGGGATGATAATGCTGGTTGTCATATTCGGGATATTGAACACCATCTTGATGTCGGTGATGGAGCGCTACCGGGAGTTCGGGGTAATGATGGCGCTGGGGACGAAACCGGCAAATTTAGTAAGGCTCATCCTCACCGAGTCCTTTTTCATCGCCGTCCTTGGAGTCATTGTGGGAAACATCCTTGGATTCGCGATAGCCTACTACTACACCGTCGTGCCTTTCGACCTGTCATCATACAGTGCAAGCCTCGAGACCTTCGGGATGGATCCATATATTTATACGAAGATCTATGTGTGGGTCTTTTTACTGACAGATATAATCATCGTTTTGTCCACGCTTCTGTCCGCCCTCTATCCTGCTATAAAGGCTTCCCGCCTTAAGCCGGTCAGGGCCTTGAGATATGTATAG